The following proteins are co-located in the Sulfurovum sp. TSL6 genome:
- a CDS encoding MBL fold metallo-hydrolase yields MKITHFLYNAFVIESGNKKIAIDPGGLFFYFFRFTTLIPKSEWKSITHIFVTHGDPDHYWHADRVAEASNAPIICNKTMVRNINGKNLMLGPRDKGLAFTTEIHNIHTLNIDETIELDDMVITGIKTTHGSLRLKFGPFSKTLYPGPEERVGWGAIGFEIELDGKKIVNLGDTLLHEKEWSMMHEPDVLMLPIGGKMIHNTMDEQEALQAIRIIKPKLVIPCHYNCPAFFSKKYNLADDKMFKKEVEKMGIVCVILRMGDSVGLNNDE; encoded by the coding sequence ATGAAAATCACACACTTTCTCTATAATGCTTTTGTCATAGAATCCGGCAATAAAAAAATAGCTATAGATCCAGGTGGATTGTTCTTTTATTTTTTCAGATTCACAACTTTAATACCTAAATCTGAATGGAAAAGTATCACCCATATTTTTGTCACCCATGGTGACCCTGACCATTATTGGCATGCAGATAGAGTGGCAGAAGCCTCAAATGCACCTATTATCTGTAATAAAACAATGGTAAGAAATATAAATGGAAAAAACCTGATGCTTGGTCCACGTGATAAGGGTCTTGCTTTTACAACAGAAATTCATAATATTCATACTCTTAACATTGACGAAACCATTGAGCTTGATGACATGGTTATAACAGGAATAAAGACTACACATGGTTCACTTAGATTGAAATTTGGTCCTTTTTCTAAAACCCTGTACCCCGGTCCAGAAGAAAGAGTCGGTTGGGGAGCTATTGGTTTTGAGATTGAGCTAGATGGGAAAAAGATCGTGAATCTTGGGGATACTCTCTTACATGAAAAAGAGTGGTCGATGATGCATGAACCTGATGTATTGATGCTACCTATCGGAGGAAAAATGATACATAATACCATGGATGAGCAAGAGGCTTTGCAGGCGATACGTATCATAAAACCCAAATTAGTCATTCCTTGTCATTATAACTGCCCCGCTTTTTTTAGTAAAAAATACAATCTAGCTGATGATAAAATGTTTAAAAAGGAGGTTGAGAAAATGGGTATCGTGTGTGTAATTCTTAGAATGGGAGACTCGGTGGGATTAAACAATGATGAATAA
- a CDS encoding porin yields the protein MKKLMTGIVLSTMMTSTVVVAEVQNVDIKQLREDVDALQAKDKQMEDHSMSAFQLAGYASLDYIDEENEDGSFSELKFAPLLLYTYGDIFLFEAEVEFEINDEGESETELEYAAGTFFINDYMGLQVGKFLSPIGQFVQTQHPSWINKLPSAPVGFGHDGAAPSSNIGIALRGGLPKMGGIRSNYTIFVANAPTFGVADDGDVIIDTEAKTDVGDATMTIGGRYAINPLGNMEIGVSLATGEVEEELPSEETITRDYDVFGTDLMYNIDALNLKAEYIQQKIGENALSTLEGGTWKAWYAQAAYQFSSVKLEPVVRYSDYDNPETNRNQWAVGLNYLFANNLIAKVAYEFNEDEDDTAIDSHANNDRFLVQFAIGF from the coding sequence ATGAAAAAGTTAATGACTGGTATTGTACTAAGTACTATGATGACATCAACAGTTGTGGTAGCAGAAGTACAGAATGTTGATATAAAACAGTTACGTGAAGATGTAGACGCCTTACAAGCAAAAGACAAACAAATGGAAGATCATTCAATGTCTGCTTTTCAATTGGCAGGGTACGCTTCACTTGACTATATAGATGAAGAGAATGAAGATGGATCCTTCTCTGAACTGAAGTTTGCACCATTATTACTTTATACATATGGCGATATTTTTTTGTTTGAAGCTGAAGTAGAATTTGAGATCAATGATGAAGGCGAAAGTGAAACTGAACTTGAATATGCTGCAGGTACATTCTTTATCAATGATTATATGGGATTACAAGTTGGTAAGTTCTTGTCACCTATAGGACAGTTTGTACAAACCCAACATCCTTCCTGGATCAATAAACTTCCAAGTGCACCAGTCGGCTTTGGTCATGACGGAGCAGCACCTTCTTCAAATATAGGTATAGCACTTCGGGGAGGTTTGCCAAAGATGGGAGGTATACGAAGTAACTATACTATTTTTGTGGCAAATGCACCGACCTTTGGTGTAGCAGATGATGGTGATGTGATCATCGATACAGAAGCTAAAACAGATGTGGGTGACGCAACTATGACCATTGGTGGACGTTATGCTATTAATCCATTGGGAAATATGGAAATTGGTGTTTCTTTGGCAACTGGAGAAGTTGAAGAGGAATTACCCTCAGAAGAAACTATTACACGTGATTATGATGTATTTGGAACAGATCTCATGTATAACATTGATGCACTGAATTTAAAAGCTGAGTATATACAACAAAAAATTGGTGAAAACGCCTTGAGCACATTAGAAGGTGGCACATGGAAAGCATGGTATGCCCAGGCAGCGTATCAATTTTCATCGGTGAAGCTTGAACCCGTAGTCCGTTACAGTGATTATGATAATCCTGAGACAAATCGCAACCAATGGGCAGTTGGATTGAACTATCTTTTTGCGAATAATCTTATCGCCAAAGTTGCCTATGAGTTCAATGAAGATGAAGATGATACAGCAATAGATTCACATGCAAATAACGATCGTTTCCTTGTACAGTTTGCAATTGGTTTTTAG
- a CDS encoding GerW family sporulation protein produces the protein MEHVKDVLKTSLEELERVLDTKTVVGEPITIEGNTLIPLISIGFGFGAGGCTGKCKKGDDEGVGAGTGGGGGIKPVALVIINKDGDVRVESIKSGMASAFEHIGETIGKALREKDK, from the coding sequence ATGGAACATGTGAAAGATGTATTAAAAACCTCGTTGGAGGAATTGGAAAGAGTACTGGATACTAAAACAGTTGTAGGGGAGCCGATCACCATAGAAGGCAATACACTGATTCCACTGATCAGTATCGGATTTGGTTTTGGTGCCGGAGGATGTACTGGAAAGTGCAAAAAAGGTGACGATGAGGGAGTTGGAGCCGGCACCGGTGGTGGTGGCGGCATTAAGCCGGTTGCCCTTGTAATCATCAACAAAGACGGTGACGTAAGGGTTGAGTCTATCAAAAGCGGTATGGCTTCAGCGTTCGAACATATAGGTGAAACTATCGGTAAAGCATTACGGGAGAAAGATAAATAA
- a CDS encoding heavy metal translocating P-type ATPase, with protein MNKIVKDVVCGMDTSTDSEFHTEHASKNYYFCSQHCQDKFNEDPQKYIEVKEWSSENQKAKMDESTDALYTCPMHPEIQQKGPGTCPKCGMALEPMAVQDTAENQELHDMTLRFKISTVLALPVFVLAMTTDLFPSLLPSWLSMSLVQWILFAFATPVVLWGGWPFFVRGVNSLRTMNLNMFTLISLGVGTAWIYSMVALLFPQIFPPEMKMENGLVHVYFEAAAVIVALVLLGQVLELRARSQTNTAIQMLLGLAPNTARIVREDGSEEDIPLENVQVGDVLRIRPGDKIPVDGIVTEGESNIDESMVTGESIAVEKKEGDKVIGATVNATGSLLIKAEKVGADTLLSQIVDMVAHAQRSRAPIQKLADVVSGYFVPIVVFIAVLAFSGWYIWGPEPRLAYAIVSAVSVLIIACPCALGLATPVSIMVGTGKGASVGVLIKNAEALEILEKVDTLVVDKTGTLTEGKPKLVTVEVEEGIDKNVLLSVVATIEQSSEHPLAEAIVEGVKERGLHLTKTEDFNSVTGQGVTGVVDGIKVAIGNSKLLEGLGIKTGHLPALSEKYRKEGQTVMLIALDGKAAGVVGVMDPIKTTTPEAITQLHTQGIEVVMLTGDNQTTAQAVANKLNIDRVQADVSPEEKSTIVSQLQAEGKVVAMAGDGINDAPALAKAHVGIAMGTGTDVAMESAGVTLVKGDLTGIVRAIKLSKGTMRNIRQNLFFAFVYNSMGVPIAAGVLYPFFGILLSPMIAAVAMSFSSVSVISNSLRLRKLKL; from the coding sequence GTGAACAAAATAGTCAAAGATGTGGTGTGTGGAATGGATACTTCAACAGATTCTGAATTTCATACAGAACATGCTTCAAAAAACTATTATTTTTGTTCTCAACATTGTCAGGATAAATTTAATGAAGATCCTCAGAAATACATTGAAGTAAAAGAGTGGAGCAGTGAAAATCAGAAAGCAAAAATGGATGAAAGCACTGATGCTCTCTATACCTGTCCCATGCATCCAGAGATCCAACAAAAAGGACCTGGCACGTGTCCTAAATGTGGAATGGCACTTGAGCCTATGGCAGTACAAGATACTGCCGAGAATCAAGAACTACATGATATGACCCTCCGTTTTAAAATCAGTACCGTACTGGCTCTACCTGTGTTTGTCTTGGCAATGACCACAGACCTATTCCCTTCACTCTTGCCTTCATGGCTCTCTATGTCCCTTGTTCAGTGGATACTGTTTGCCTTTGCTACACCTGTGGTACTTTGGGGAGGTTGGCCATTTTTTGTGCGTGGTGTAAACTCTCTGCGCACCATGAATCTCAATATGTTCACTCTGATCTCACTTGGTGTAGGTACGGCATGGATTTACAGTATGGTAGCATTATTATTCCCTCAAATATTTCCGCCAGAAATGAAAATGGAAAATGGGTTAGTACATGTCTATTTTGAAGCTGCAGCAGTCATCGTAGCCTTAGTATTACTGGGACAGGTCCTTGAACTGCGTGCACGTTCGCAAACCAATACAGCCATACAAATGCTTTTAGGTTTAGCTCCCAATACAGCTCGTATCGTTAGAGAAGATGGAAGTGAAGAGGATATCCCTTTGGAAAATGTACAGGTCGGAGATGTGCTGCGTATCCGTCCAGGGGATAAAATACCTGTTGATGGTATAGTAACAGAAGGTGAAAGCAACATAGATGAGTCGATGGTCACAGGCGAATCTATCGCTGTTGAAAAAAAAGAAGGCGACAAAGTGATTGGTGCCACGGTCAATGCAACGGGATCACTGCTTATCAAAGCTGAGAAAGTCGGTGCAGATACCCTACTCTCTCAAATTGTAGATATGGTAGCCCATGCACAGCGTTCACGTGCACCTATTCAAAAATTAGCAGATGTGGTTTCAGGTTATTTTGTACCTATTGTGGTTTTTATCGCAGTATTGGCATTTTCAGGATGGTATATATGGGGGCCGGAGCCTCGCTTGGCGTATGCCATAGTAAGTGCCGTATCTGTACTTATCATCGCTTGTCCTTGTGCTTTGGGGCTTGCAACACCAGTTTCCATCATGGTGGGTACAGGGAAAGGTGCTTCGGTAGGAGTACTTATTAAAAATGCAGAGGCATTGGAAATTTTAGAAAAGGTGGATACGCTTGTGGTAGATAAAACAGGTACACTCACCGAAGGAAAGCCTAAACTGGTGACTGTCGAAGTGGAAGAAGGCATAGATAAAAATGTCCTTCTTTCTGTGGTAGCCACCATTGAACAGTCCAGTGAGCATCCATTGGCAGAAGCTATTGTAGAAGGGGTAAAAGAACGTGGGCTTCATTTAACGAAAACAGAAGATTTTAACTCTGTTACAGGACAAGGCGTAACGGGTGTTGTAGATGGGATAAAAGTGGCTATAGGAAACTCTAAACTTCTAGAAGGTTTAGGTATAAAAACGGGTCATTTACCGGCACTATCTGAAAAGTACCGGAAAGAAGGACAAACAGTAATGCTCATAGCTTTGGATGGAAAAGCAGCAGGAGTTGTGGGGGTCATGGATCCTATTAAAACGACAACACCTGAAGCCATAACACAGCTGCATACACAGGGTATCGAAGTAGTCATGCTTACGGGTGACAACCAAACCACTGCACAAGCGGTGGCAAATAAACTAAATATTGACAGAGTTCAAGCAGATGTTTCTCCAGAAGAAAAGTCTACCATAGTATCCCAACTCCAAGCAGAAGGTAAAGTAGTAGCCATGGCAGGTGATGGGATCAATGATGCACCGGCTTTAGCCAAGGCACATGTAGGTATTGCGATGGGTACAGGAACAGATGTAGCCATGGAAAGTGCTGGCGTGACTTTGGTTAAAGGAGATTTGACAGGTATAGTTAGAGCCATTAAACTCAGTAAAGGAACGATGAGGAACATTCGACAAAATCTATTTTTTGCCTTTGTTTATAATTCGATGGGTGTACCTATCGCGGCGGGGGTTCTCTACCCATTCTTTGGTATACTCTTGTCTCCAATGATAGCCGCTGTTGCAATGAGTTTTTCATCCGTTTCAGTCATATCCAACTCTCTACGACTTAGAAAGCTAAAATTATAA
- a CDS encoding mechanosensitive ion channel family protein has translation MNEDVNKYVDMAIQYGAEYGVRIIGTIAIFIIGKWVAKKLSAFIKKVMERGEIDPTLSAFIANIVDILLLVVVILAAIKNLGIDTTSFIAILGAAGLAVGLALQGTFGNIGSGVILILFRPFEVGNFVTAGGESGTVEAITLFNTTLLTPDNKVILIPNSTIASGNITNFSKKETRRVDFTFGIGYDDDLKKAKATLQEIIDADARILKDPAAFIGVGELGDSSVNFTVRVWVKASDFWGVHFDTTEKVKLTFDEKGISIPYPQMDIHLDPAKA, from the coding sequence ATGAATGAAGATGTAAATAAATATGTGGATATGGCCATTCAATATGGTGCAGAATATGGTGTGAGGATCATAGGTACAATCGCCATTTTTATTATCGGGAAATGGGTGGCAAAAAAACTTTCTGCTTTCATCAAAAAAGTGATGGAACGTGGTGAGATCGATCCCACATTAAGTGCATTTATAGCAAATATAGTGGATATACTTCTACTGGTAGTGGTTATTTTGGCAGCTATCAAGAACCTAGGTATAGATACCACATCATTTATAGCTATATTAGGTGCTGCAGGTTTGGCTGTTGGTTTGGCACTGCAGGGTACTTTTGGAAATATAGGTTCGGGTGTGATACTTATACTTTTCCGTCCTTTTGAAGTGGGGAATTTTGTGACTGCGGGAGGGGAGAGTGGTACCGTAGAAGCTATCACTCTTTTTAATACTACGCTCTTGACACCAGACAATAAAGTGATCTTGATTCCTAACAGTACCATTGCTTCGGGCAATATCACTAATTTTTCAAAAAAAGAGACACGTCGTGTGGATTTTACCTTTGGTATCGGTTACGATGACGATTTAAAAAAGGCAAAAGCAACGCTTCAGGAGATCATCGATGCTGATGCTCGTATATTGAAAGATCCTGCAGCTTTTATTGGTGTGGGAGAATTAGGCGACAGTTCTGTCAACTTTACAGTACGTGTTTGGGTGAAAGCTTCAGATTTTTGGGGTGTCCATTTTGATACAACTGAAAAAGTGAAATTAACCTTTGATGAAAAAGGTATCTCCATCCCTTATCCGCAAATGGATATTCATTTAGATCCGGCAAAAGCTTAA
- a CDS encoding DUF6713 family protein has product MVTDSIFYIGIVLLLTHELDAISCHEWRMFPFICRLEESLGYRVFVMLHIPLLILIFWFITHSSESMRYGFQICMDIFFILHLGIHYLFRLHPKNEFRGTFSKSLIGLTALAGFVHLILIV; this is encoded by the coding sequence ATGGTCACTGATAGTATTTTTTATATCGGTATAGTACTTCTGTTAACTCATGAACTTGACGCCATTTCATGTCATGAATGGAGGATGTTTCCTTTTATCTGCCGACTTGAAGAAAGTCTCGGGTATCGGGTTTTTGTCATGCTTCACATACCCCTACTGATATTGATCTTCTGGTTTATAACGCACTCGTCAGAGAGCATGCGTTATGGGTTTCAGATTTGTATGGATATTTTTTTCATACTCCATCTGGGGATTCACTATTTATTTAGATTACATCCCAAAAACGAATTTAGAGGTACTTTTTCAAAATCACTTATTGGGTTAACAGCATTAGCAGGATTTGTGCATTTGATTTTGATTGTATAA
- a CDS encoding APC family permease — translation MKDHSQHDRSTKYKENSMTLVGAVSMGTGVMIGAGILALTGQIAELAGSLFPLVFLVAAIVTAFSAYSYVKMSNAYPSAGGIAMFLEKAYGKGIMTAVGALLMYFSMVINESLVARTFGTYTTQLFDIDPNSWIVPALGIGVLLFAFLLNISGNRMIGLFSLLMALIKIGGIILFSFGGLWVAGFSFENTSVTMTDTSVTGFIAAMALAILAYKGFTTITNSGSEIVNPHKNVGRAIIISIVICVVIYFLVAIAVALNLTLPEIINAKDYALAQAARPAFGNYGLWFTVAIAIIATVSGVIASVYAVSRMLAMLTEMKLVPHSHFGMPGDIQKHTLVYTVVIAICLTIFFDLSRIASLGAIFYIIMDIAVHWGVFKHLRKEIHANAFILISAILFDVIVLGAFLIVKASTDMMIIYAALIGILFIFIGESIFLKKYRTEGV, via the coding sequence ATGAAAGATCATTCCCAACACGATAGATCAACAAAGTATAAAGAAAACAGCATGACGCTTGTTGGGGCTGTATCAATGGGTACAGGTGTGATGATCGGTGCTGGTATTTTGGCTCTTACGGGGCAAATTGCCGAACTTGCAGGTTCACTATTTCCTCTTGTTTTTCTTGTTGCTGCGATAGTCACTGCATTTAGTGCTTATTCATACGTAAAAATGTCCAATGCTTACCCGTCCGCTGGAGGTATTGCGATGTTCTTGGAAAAGGCCTATGGAAAAGGAATAATGACCGCTGTAGGTGCACTTTTGATGTACTTTTCCATGGTCATCAATGAAAGTCTTGTCGCACGTACTTTTGGTACCTACACCACTCAGTTATTCGATATTGATCCTAATAGCTGGATTGTACCGGCATTAGGTATAGGTGTATTGCTTTTTGCCTTTCTACTTAACATTTCTGGAAATCGAATGATCGGGCTTTTTTCTCTACTGATGGCACTCATAAAAATCGGCGGTATCATACTATTTTCATTCGGAGGTTTATGGGTTGCTGGTTTTTCATTTGAAAACACTTCTGTAACTATGACAGATACATCTGTCACGGGATTCATTGCAGCAATGGCCTTGGCTATTCTGGCGTATAAGGGCTTTACTACTATTACAAATAGCGGTTCAGAAATTGTAAACCCACATAAGAATGTTGGCCGTGCCATTATTATTTCAATTGTGATATGTGTAGTCATCTATTTTTTAGTCGCTATAGCAGTGGCTCTAAATCTGACTTTGCCGGAAATCATAAATGCAAAAGATTATGCACTCGCTCAGGCAGCACGACCTGCATTTGGTAATTATGGATTATGGTTTACTGTAGCAATTGCTATTATTGCCACTGTATCAGGTGTCATTGCGAGTGTGTATGCAGTCTCACGTATGCTTGCTATGCTGACTGAAATGAAGCTTGTTCCACATAGTCATTTTGGTATGCCTGGAGACATACAAAAGCATACATTGGTCTATACTGTTGTCATTGCTATATGTTTGACAATATTTTTTGACTTGAGCCGGATTGCATCACTGGGAGCTATTTTTTATATTATTATGGATATTGCTGTTCACTGGGGTGTTTTCAAGCATTTACGCAAAGAGATCCATGCTAACGCATTTATTTTGATATCGGCAATACTATTTGATGTGATAGTACTTGGTGCATTTCTTATCGTGAAAGCATCAACGGATATGATGATTATTTATGCTGCATTGATAGGGATCTTGTTTATATTTATTGGTGAGAGCATTTTTTTAAAAAAGTATAGAACTGAAGGAGTCTAA
- a CDS encoding SHOCT domain-containing protein, whose protein sequence is MDYIGHVWGMGFGMWIIPLLFVLLVFYFLKENNKSEDKRTSAQDILDKRYAKGEIDTQEYEEKSNALKKK, encoded by the coding sequence ATGGATTATATAGGACATGTTTGGGGTATGGGATTTGGTATGTGGATCATACCCTTATTGTTCGTACTTCTTGTCTTTTATTTTTTGAAAGAGAATAACAAAAGTGAAGATAAACGCACCTCTGCACAGGATATACTGGATAAACGTTATGCAAAAGGTGAAATAGATACACAAGAGTATGAAGAGAAATCCAATGCACTAAAGAAAAAATGA
- a CDS encoding YHS domain-containing protein has protein sequence MVRDPVCMMELDPRKAPATAEYEGKLYYFCSDRCRKKFLAQPKVYINKAPDMRLTVGLMGSASYKQDPKVAKMVFSLGQAIAKRGFILITGACPGLPYECAKGARSLGGLSIGISPALSLDEHIHKYDSPSDAYDAIIYTGSGLMGREVTNIRSSDMVIIAGGSSGTLGEFAIAYDEGKLIGILQGSGGIVEEIPKIVNQFEKDTGAQLIYNTDPDDLIEKLSHIYTTEHYKHPSCFCESYSKTL, from the coding sequence ATGGTTCGTGACCCCGTATGCATGATGGAGCTAGATCCGCGTAAAGCCCCTGCAACAGCTGAGTATGAAGGAAAGCTTTATTATTTCTGTTCAGATAGATGCAGGAAAAAGTTTCTTGCACAGCCGAAAGTGTACATAAATAAAGCTCCCGATATGCGTTTGACAGTAGGTCTCATGGGTTCTGCAAGCTATAAACAGGATCCAAAAGTGGCCAAAATGGTCTTTTCTCTTGGTCAGGCGATTGCAAAGAGGGGATTTATACTGATCACTGGGGCCTGCCCGGGACTTCCTTACGAATGCGCCAAGGGTGCCCGCAGTTTGGGCGGACTATCTATTGGTATCTCCCCGGCACTCAGCCTGGATGAGCACATACACAAATACGATTCCCCCTCAGATGCCTACGATGCCATCATCTATACGGGTAGCGGACTCATGGGAAGAGAAGTGACCAACATCCGCTCCAGTGACATGGTTATCATCGCAGGAGGCAGCTCCGGGACACTTGGGGAGTTTGCCATTGCTTATGACGAAGGTAAACTGATCGGGATTCTGCAGGGAAGCGGGGGTATCGTTGAAGAAATCCCCAAAATTGTAAACCAGTTTGAAAAAGATACCGGTGCACAACTTATCTATAATACCGATCCTGATGATTTGATAGAGAAATTGTCACACATCTACACTACAGAACACTACAAGCACCCCTCATGTTTTTGTGAGAGTTATAGTAAAACCCTTTAG
- a CDS encoding DUF2953 domain-containing protein yields the protein MEIIAIFIGFLLFCLVVLTIPVDLSFYLEKDEALDYQAKLCLLFGFITIDMNSKDRKVEKRVLPKKKKSGKEHLMSMFRNKEFIKRLIRLVLDLLYSCRIKELNLHCRIGLGDPADTGSLVGILSPLLLPWENTILKTDFQEAVFEGYCKVQIRIFPIQIIGYLLAFIFSPVTVRAMKTSLFKQR from the coding sequence ATGGAAATTATAGCCATTTTTATTGGATTCCTACTCTTTTGCCTGGTTGTGCTTACTATTCCCGTTGATCTGAGTTTCTATCTAGAAAAAGACGAAGCATTGGATTATCAGGCAAAGCTTTGTTTGCTGTTCGGTTTTATCACTATAGATATGAACAGTAAGGATAGGAAAGTAGAAAAAAGAGTTTTACCAAAGAAGAAAAAAAGCGGGAAAGAACATCTTATGTCAATGTTCAGAAACAAAGAGTTTATCAAACGGCTCATTCGATTGGTTTTGGATCTTTTGTACAGTTGTCGGATAAAAGAGCTAAACTTACATTGCCGCATCGGACTGGGTGATCCTGCAGATACAGGGAGTCTTGTAGGTATATTGTCGCCACTTCTACTACCTTGGGAAAATACCATACTCAAAACAGATTTCCAAGAAGCAGTCTTTGAAGGTTATTGCAAAGTGCAGATTCGCATTTTTCCGATCCAAATCATCGGTTATCTTCTCGCCTTTATATTTTCTCCAGTAACAGTGCGTGCCATGAAAACCTCTCTATTTAAACAGCGATAA
- a CDS encoding isoprenylcysteine carboxylmethyltransferase family protein, giving the protein MMNKHNPLKIWLSFVLRMTLFAIALMWPAGTWQWWEAWVLIGLWTLYGLVMTMYLLRNDPALLSERLKLVPLHKEQKAWDKALMLLFFISGIGLYLLPGFDVIRYEWSDPLPLWVRVIAMLIHIPCLVLLGWIMHENTYLSQVVKIDKERDHKVITTGPYAVVRHPMYTVTIILLFAVPVALGSRFSLIISLFLTVLLIVRTYLEDRTLHTELVDYPEYAKQTIYRLIPGIW; this is encoded by the coding sequence ATGATGAATAAGCACAATCCCCTCAAGATCTGGTTGAGTTTTGTTCTACGTATGACTTTGTTTGCCATTGCACTGATGTGGCCAGCAGGTACCTGGCAGTGGTGGGAAGCTTGGGTATTGATTGGACTCTGGACTCTCTATGGACTTGTAATGACAATGTATTTATTACGCAATGATCCTGCTCTACTCTCAGAGCGATTAAAACTCGTACCACTTCACAAGGAACAAAAGGCTTGGGACAAAGCTTTGATGCTACTTTTTTTTATTTCAGGTATTGGTCTTTATCTGCTTCCTGGTTTTGATGTTATACGTTATGAGTGGAGTGATCCCTTGCCTCTATGGGTAAGAGTTATTGCAATGCTAATACACATACCTTGCTTGGTACTTCTGGGCTGGATCATGCACGAGAACACGTATCTATCGCAGGTAGTAAAAATTGATAAAGAGCGAGATCATAAGGTGATTACTACCGGGCCCTACGCAGTTGTCCGTCATCCTATGTATACTGTAACAATCATTTTACTGTTCGCTGTTCCCGTTGCACTTGGATCTAGATTCTCATTGATTATTTCATTATTTTTGACGGTGTTATTAATTGTTCGAACTTACCTCGAAGATCGTACACTACACACAGAACTGGTAGATTATCCAGAGTATGCCAAACAAACAATTTACCGACTAATTCCAGGGATCTGGTGA